DNA from Chloroherpetonaceae bacterium:
ACATTGCAGCCTCTTTGTTTTTAATTGATTCCTCTATTATGATCAACCAAGCCTAGAATCTCTCTATAAAAAAATCAAGCATTACTTTCTTTCTATGCCCGTGTGACCAAATCCTCCCACGCCGCGCTCTGTTGAACCAAGTTCCGAAACCACTTCAAAATGTGCTTGTTCAACTTTTGCAATAATCATTTGTGCGATTCGATCACCATTGCGCACGGTGAACGGTTCACGGCCGTGATTGATGAGAATAACCTTCACTTCACCTCGATAATCGGCATCAATCGTCGCCGGCGAATTCGGAAGTGAGATGAGATTTTTGAGCGCCAAGCCACTTCGAGGGCGAAGTTGCGCTTCATATCCTTCGGGAAGTGCAATCGCAAAGCCTGTGGGAATCAATGCAGAGCCTTGCGGAAGAATCGTGATATCCGAATCAAGGCAAGCGGAAATATCCATTCCCGCTGCTTGCTTCGTGGCATAAAATGGAAGTTTTGCTTCGGGATGAAGTCGTTGAAATTGAACGGACACCATTCTAGTATTCGATTATCGTTAAAAAAATTAAAGATCATTCATCCCTAAAAGGTGCTTCGCCAAAAATTTTTCCATTGCTTCATAAAACTCAAATCGATTCTCTTCATTCCGAAACCCGTGGCCTTCATTTTCTTTAACCAAATATGGAACATCAATGCCTCGATTTTTTAGGGCTTCTACGATTTGATCAGATTCGGATTTTTTCACGCGAGGGTCGCGTGCACCCTGAGCGACAAAGAGCGGCGCTTTGATTTTATCCACATGAAAAACCGGAGAGGCATCACGAAGCAAAAGGCTATCCTTATCAGGGTCACCAATCATTTCATACATCTGATCAAGATAGGGTTTCCAATAAGGGGGGATGGTTTCCATTAAGGTAAAGATGTTTGAGACACCAACATAATCAACCCCACAGGCATAAAGATCAGGTGTAAATGCAAGCCCCGCTAGCGTTGCATAACCGCCGTAACTTCCACCATAAATGGCGATGCGTTTTTTATCGGCTATCCCTTGTGAAATAAGCCACGCCACACCATCGGTAATATCGTTTTGCATTTCCTTTCCCCACTTCTTGAAAGAAGCTTCCCAAAATGCGCGTCCATACCCCGTAGAGCCGCGGAAATTCATTTGCAAAACGGCATACCCGCGATTCGCCAAAAATTGAACCTCAGGGTCGAAGCCCCATTCATCACGAGCCCACGGCCCACCGTGCGGGTTAACGATCACCGGTAAATTTTTGGGTTCTATTCCTTTAGGCAAGGTTAAATAACCGTGGATGGTAAGCCCATCGCGCGATTGATATGAAATCGGCTTTACCTCACACAAATCGTCTTCATTGAGCCAAGGTGCAACCTCCGTCAGTTTAGAAAGTGTGCGTGTATTTTTTTCGAAGAGATACACAGCGCCACGAGAGCGGTCGCTCATTGTACGAACAATAAAAATCGATTCGTCTTTCGTTGCCGATGTAACAAACACTTCAGTATTGGGCAATTGTGCTTGTAGGTATTTGAAATCAGCTTCAGACTCTGCATCTAAAAACTTTTGCTCGGTTTTCCAAGTCGTGAAGCTGATAGCCGTGAGAACTTTTCTCTTTTTTGAATAAGCCATTGAATAAACATCAACTTCGGGGTGTTCAAAAAGTAATTCTGTTTCTTTCACACTTTTGGGGTCAAATTTGACAATGGCTGCTTTATCTCTTCCAAGGTTAGACGCCGCGTAAAAAGCGGTGTTATCGAAAGTAAAAAACAGAGGTGACAAAGATTCCTTAAAACTGGTAGTTAGAATCGGCGAAAAGGGTGCTGAGTCGTTTTCGCGATAAAGTACAGCTTGATTGACGCCGTCGCTTTGAATGGCGATGCGAATCGTGCCGTTGTGGTCTGTCACCCAACTTCCCACACCACCCGGATTTTCAGCCACCATTTTCATTTCGCCGGTCTCGGTGTTAAGTCGGTAAACATCGAAATTTTCTCGGTCGCGCTTATTCAAGCCAACAAGAATATCTGTTGGGTGGTCTTCAAGGTCATCGATAATTTCAGCACGAACACTGTCAAATGGCGTGAGGTCGCGCTCACCGGTGCCATCGGGATTGACGGCAAAAACATGAAAATTTTCATCGCCTCCAAAGTCTTTTGCATACAATATTTTCGACTCGCCTTTCCAGAAGTATCCGGAAATGTCACGATCTTTAATGGTAGTGATTTGTTTTGCGGGTTCGGTGGGGTCGCTTCGTTTGTAAACAAAAACATTCATTCGGTTTTCAACAGGTGCAAGGTAGGAGATAAAAGACCCCAAAGGAGATATTTGATAGCCTGCTTTCTCAGGGTTTCTAAAAAAATCGCGAAGTGGAATCATCGGTGGTGTTGGTTCTTTTGTTGTTGGTGCACAGCTTTCAATTCCTGCGGCGCCGCTTGATATAAGTGCTAAAATAATCAAGAGTTTTTTCATTGATTAATCTGGTATTGAATGTTTGAATCTTAAAGTTGCAACGATTACCAAAGGGTATGAGTTTATCTTACCTAAAATATTATGGTAATGTAAGAAACACCAAAATGAACCAAGTGGTTGTAAAATTTTATCTCAATGATTGAGTTAAATAAAGTTAGAAAAGTTTACAATGAGAAATCCTCACCGGTTGAGGCGTTGAAAGACGCGTCATTTTCGGTTAGCCAAAGCGATATTGTGGCTTTAATCGGCAGCTCAGGAAGTGGAAAAACAACACTCTTGAATATGCTTTCGGCAATTGATATTCCAACCAGCGGAACGGTTGTCATTTCAGGCGAAGACATCTCGCTGTATTCACAAAAAAAATTAACAGAGTTTAGAAGAAGTAAAGTTGGAATTGTTTTCCAATTTTTTAATCTCATGCCCACTTTATCTGTTTTGGAAAATGTGACTCTTCCGGCTTTGCTTGCAGGGAAAAATGAAATGGAATCGGCTAAGGCAGCAGAAAAATGGCTCGAGCGTGTTGCTCTTGCTCATCGCATGAATTATAAGCCACATACCCTTTCGGGCGGTGAAATGCAACGAACCGCCATCGCGCGAGCACTAATCAATAATCCAGAAATTATTATTGCGGATGAGCCCACGGGAAATTTAGATTCAAAAAATGCGGCCATCATCCTTAACCTGATTAAAGAACTTGCAAGTGAGGAAA
Protein-coding regions in this window:
- the dut gene encoding dUTP diphosphatase; translated protein: MVSVQFQRLHPEAKLPFYATKQAAGMDISACLDSDITILPQGSALIPTGFAIALPEGYEAQLRPRSGLALKNLISLPNSPATIDADYRGEVKVILINHGREPFTVRNGDRIAQMIIAKVEQAHFEVVSELGSTERGVGGFGHTGIERK
- a CDS encoding S9 family peptidase encodes the protein MKKLLIILALISSGAAGIESCAPTTKEPTPPMIPLRDFFRNPEKAGYQISPLGSFISYLAPVENRMNVFVYKRSDPTEPAKQITTIKDRDISGYFWKGESKILYAKDFGGDENFHVFAVNPDGTGERDLTPFDSVRAEIIDDLEDHPTDILVGLNKRDRENFDVYRLNTETGEMKMVAENPGGVGSWVTDHNGTIRIAIQSDGVNQAVLYRENDSAPFSPILTTSFKESLSPLFFTFDNTAFYAASNLGRDKAAIVKFDPKSVKETELLFEHPEVDVYSMAYSKKRKVLTAISFTTWKTEQKFLDAESEADFKYLQAQLPNTEVFVTSATKDESIFIVRTMSDRSRGAVYLFEKNTRTLSKLTEVAPWLNEDDLCEVKPISYQSRDGLTIHGYLTLPKGIEPKNLPVIVNPHGGPWARDEWGFDPEVQFLANRGYAVLQMNFRGSTGYGRAFWEASFKKWGKEMQNDITDGVAWLISQGIADKKRIAIYGGSYGGYATLAGLAFTPDLYACGVDYVGVSNIFTLMETIPPYWKPYLDQMYEMIGDPDKDSLLLRDASPVFHVDKIKAPLFVAQGARDPRVKKSESDQIVEALKNRGIDVPYLVKENEGHGFRNEENRFEFYEAMEKFLAKHLLGMNDL
- a CDS encoding ABC transporter ATP-binding protein, giving the protein MIELNKVRKVYNEKSSPVEALKDASFSVSQSDIVALIGSSGSGKTTLLNMLSAIDIPTSGTVVISGEDISLYSQKKLTEFRRSKVGIVFQFFNLMPTLSVLENVTLPALLAGKNEMESAKAAEKWLERVALAHRMNYKPHTLSGGEMQRTAIARALINNPEIIIADEPTGNLDSKNAAIILNLIKELASEEKTTLIIATHSKEVANAANRVISIKDGVTYDGDEIVKG